A window from Hoeflea sp. IMCC20628 encodes these proteins:
- a CDS encoding ornithine cyclodeaminase, which translates to MRIVTGDDIRSVCSWPFAVEALRAGHLMPPADLRDSLVENAGRKMLVRTAWIPGLASGVKAVTIYPDNPSAEPARPSVQGQVLLFDEARGDVVAVLEGVDLTAWKTAGDSALGSSCLSRLDVRTMLMVGAGSMARPLIDAHRTVRPTLDRVLVWNRSQGRAEDLVQSLADDGISAEVVSDLDAAVARADLICSATMSTEPLIRGAALKPGTHVDLVGAYTPSMREADDAVLTRGRLFVDSFATTVGHIGEVMIPMASGVITKADIQGDLHDLVQARAGRGATDEITIFKNGGGAHLDVMIAHAVYLALEGR; encoded by the coding sequence ATGCGCATTGTTACCGGAGACGATATCCGTTCGGTCTGTTCCTGGCCATTTGCCGTGGAGGCGCTGCGCGCCGGCCACCTGATGCCGCCGGCGGACTTGCGCGATTCGCTGGTGGAAAATGCCGGCCGCAAGATGCTGGTGCGCACCGCCTGGATTCCGGGCCTTGCCTCGGGCGTCAAGGCGGTGACGATCTATCCCGACAATCCCTCGGCCGAGCCGGCGCGGCCATCGGTGCAGGGCCAGGTGCTGCTGTTTGACGAGGCGCGCGGCGATGTCGTTGCCGTGCTCGAAGGCGTTGACCTCACCGCCTGGAAGACGGCGGGGGATTCAGCGCTTGGCTCGTCGTGCCTGTCGCGGCTTGATGTGCGCACCATGCTGATGGTCGGCGCCGGCTCGATGGCGCGGCCGTTGATTGACGCGCACCGTACCGTGCGGCCAACGCTCGACCGGGTGCTGGTCTGGAACCGCAGCCAGGGCCGGGCCGAGGATCTGGTGCAATCGCTCGCCGACGACGGAATTTCCGCCGAAGTGGTAAGCGATCTGGATGCGGCAGTGGCGCGCGCCGACCTGATCTGCTCGGCCACCATGTCGACCGAGCCGCTGATCCGTGGCGCGGCGCTCAAGCCCGGCACCCATGTCGATCTGGTCGGCGCCTATACGCCGTCGATGCGCGAGGCCGACGATGCGGTGCTGACCCGCGGCCGGCTGTTTGTCGACAGCTTTGCCACCACCGTCGGCCATATCGGCGAAGTGATGATCCCGATGGCCTCCGGCGTGATAACCAAAGCCGATATCCAGGGCGATCTGCATGATCTGGTTCAGGCCAGGGCCGGACGCGGCGCGACCGACGAGATCACCATCTTCAAGAACGGCGGCGGCGCCCATCTCGACGTGATGATCGCCCACGCGGTGTATCTGGCGCTTGAGGGGCGGTGA
- a CDS encoding AAA family ATPase has translation MHISRLKLKNWRNFKSGEIQNLPESVYILGPNAAGKSNLLDAIRFLRDVSKHRGGGLQDAIERRGGVGKIRCLHARNDTEILIEADVVDDNDTLIWRYELGFNIPPKGKRDPQVTKERVTLFKPDGKSTVLIERPGQPEISDELLLR, from the coding sequence ATGCACATTAGCCGTTTGAAACTCAAGAATTGGCGGAACTTTAAGTCTGGCGAGATTCAGAACCTTCCTGAATCTGTCTACATTTTGGGACCTAATGCTGCGGGCAAGTCAAATCTCTTGGATGCTATACGCTTCTTGAGGGACGTGTCGAAGCATCGTGGCGGCGGACTTCAGGATGCAATCGAGCGTCGCGGTGGGGTCGGAAAAATCCGATGTTTACATGCACGAAACGACACTGAAATACTAATTGAAGCTGACGTAGTAGACGATAATGATACTCTAATTTGGAGATACGAACTTGGCTTCAACATTCCACCGAAAGGCAAGCGTGATCCGCAGGTCACGAAGGAACGAGTGACATTATTTAAGCCGGATGGAAAGTCTACCGTTCTGATAGAGAGACCAGGACAGCCCGAGATAAGTGATGAACTTCTCCTTCGCTAA
- a CDS encoding IS66 family transposase, translating into MDRTDLQQLSKDELIEMVLRLQRPAKDSRTSSKPPSTDKKEKRVNSRPGGAKPGHEPHNRVLADFADMFRDHEPTACKRCGHAFSGDDTMVLAGAYDEIDIPAIRPHVTRHRRFSCHCPQCGTTTKATAPAVATATPFGPGIHALAIYLKSFHALSYERLSDVFMDIFGLHASEGAIMNMFARSRPSFQATAQAAKASLRAARVVASDETGVRIEGTNAQHWVFHCKDAVVHQPDYSRAARVVHETMGGHVPEVWISDRYSAQQSHGHRHQTCLAHLARDTAFALEHGEDDLPLRFQLWFGRVFDFARAISTFAASTVASKKRKFDKQLAGLLCAPTSCDLAQKLQAKVGRARDQLLTFCDYPGEVDVTNNTSERKLRPWVIQRKVTNGYRAMWAAQAEANIRTTVDTARLKGANPFQVIASVLA; encoded by the coding sequence ATGGATCGGACTGATTTGCAGCAGCTGAGCAAGGACGAATTGATCGAGATGGTGCTTCGGCTCCAACGGCCTGCCAAGGATTCTCGGACGTCTTCCAAGCCGCCCTCTACGGACAAGAAAGAGAAACGCGTCAACTCACGACCGGGTGGAGCCAAGCCCGGGCATGAACCCCACAATAGGGTGCTGGCGGATTTTGCCGACATGTTTCGCGATCATGAACCGACCGCCTGCAAGAGATGCGGCCATGCGTTTTCCGGTGATGATACGATGGTGCTGGCCGGGGCCTATGACGAGATCGATATTCCTGCGATCCGTCCTCATGTCACCCGGCATCGGCGTTTTTCCTGTCATTGCCCGCAATGCGGCACGACGACAAAAGCCACCGCACCTGCCGTGGCAACCGCAACGCCGTTCGGGCCAGGCATTCACGCGCTGGCGATCTACCTCAAGAGTTTCCATGCATTGTCTTACGAACGCCTGAGCGATGTGTTCATGGATATCTTCGGCCTCCATGCGAGCGAGGGCGCGATCATGAACATGTTTGCCCGCTCCCGTCCGAGCTTCCAGGCCACAGCACAGGCCGCCAAGGCCAGCCTTCGAGCCGCCCGCGTTGTCGCCAGCGACGAAACCGGTGTGCGTATTGAGGGCACAAATGCCCAACACTGGGTTTTTCATTGCAAGGATGCCGTTGTCCACCAGCCCGATTACTCCCGTGCAGCACGGGTCGTTCACGAGACCATGGGCGGCCATGTCCCCGAGGTATGGATATCTGATCGGTATTCAGCCCAGCAATCTCACGGCCATCGACATCAAACCTGCCTTGCACATTTGGCGCGTGATACAGCCTTTGCGCTGGAACATGGCGAGGATGATCTCCCTCTTCGCTTCCAGCTTTGGTTTGGCCGTGTGTTTGATTTCGCCAGAGCCATAAGCACATTCGCTGCGTCTACCGTCGCAAGCAAGAAGCGCAAATTCGATAAACAGCTTGCCGGGCTTCTATGCGCCCCGACTTCATGCGACCTGGCCCAGAAGCTCCAGGCCAAGGTCGGGCGGGCCCGCGATCAGCTGCTGACGTTTTGCGACTATCCCGGAGAAGTCGATGTCACCAACAACACATCTGAGCGAAAGCTCCGTCCATGGGTCATTCAGCGAAAGGTGACAAACGGATATCGCGCCATGTGGGCCGCCCAAGCCGAAGCGAACATACGCACGACAGTCGATACCGCACGCCTCAAAGGCGCAAACCCCTTCCAGGTCATCGCATCCGTCCTGGCATAG
- a CDS encoding IS66 family transposase — translation MDRTDLQQLSKDELIEMVLRLQRPAKDSRTSSKPPSTDKKEKRVNSRPGGAKPGHEPHNRVLADFADMFRDHEPTACKRCGHAFSGDDTMVLAGAYDEIDIPAIRPHVTRHRRFSCHCSQCGTTTKATAPAVATATPFGPGIHALAIYLKSFHALSYERLSGVFMDIFGLHASEGAIMNMFARSRPSFQATAQAAKASLRAARVVASDETGVRIEGTNAQHWVFHCKDAVVHQPDYSRAARVVHETMGGHVPEVWISDRYSAQQSHGHRHQTCLAHLARDTAFALEHGEDDLPLRFQLWFGRVFDFARAISTFAASTVASKKRKFDKQLAGLLCAPTSCDLAQKLQAKIGRARDQLLTFCDYPGEVDVTNNTSERKLRPWVIQRKVTNGYRAMWAAQAEADVRTTVDTARLKGANPFQVIASVLA, via the coding sequence ATGGATCGGACTGATTTGCAGCAGCTGAGCAAGGACGAATTGATCGAGATGGTGCTTCGGCTCCAACGGCCTGCCAAGGATTCTCGGACGTCTTCCAAGCCGCCCTCTACGGACAAGAAAGAGAAACGCGTCAACTCACGACCGGGTGGAGCCAAGCCCGGGCATGAACCCCACAATAGGGTGCTGGCGGATTTTGCCGACATGTTTCGCGATCATGAACCGACCGCCTGCAAGAGATGCGGCCATGCGTTTTCCGGTGATGATACGATGGTGCTGGCCGGGGCCTATGACGAGATCGATATTCCTGCGATCCGTCCTCATGTCACCCGGCATCGGCGTTTTTCCTGTCATTGCTCGCAATGCGGCACGACGACAAAAGCCACCGCACCTGCCGTGGCAACCGCAACGCCGTTCGGGCCAGGCATTCACGCGCTGGCGATCTACCTCAAGAGTTTCCATGCATTGTCTTACGAACGCCTGAGCGGTGTGTTCATGGATATCTTCGGCCTCCATGCGAGCGAGGGCGCGATCATGAACATGTTTGCCCGCTCCCGTCCGAGCTTCCAGGCCACAGCACAGGCCGCCAAGGCCAGCCTTCGAGCCGCCCGCGTTGTCGCCAGCGACGAAACCGGTGTGCGTATTGAGGGCACAAATGCCCAACACTGGGTTTTTCATTGCAAGGATGCCGTTGTCCACCAGCCCGATTACTCCCGTGCAGCACGGGTCGTTCACGAGACCATGGGCGGCCATGTCCCCGAGGTATGGATATCTGATCGGTATTCAGCCCAGCAATCTCACGGCCATCGACATCAAACCTGCCTTGCACATTTGGCGCGTGATACAGCCTTTGCGCTGGAACATGGCGAGGATGATCTCCCTCTTCGCTTCCAGCTTTGGTTTGGCCGTGTGTTTGATTTCGCCAGAGCCATAAGCACATTCGCTGCGTCTACCGTCGCAAGCAAGAAGCGCAAATTCGATAAACAGCTTGCCGGGCTTCTATGCGCCCCGACTTCATGCGACCTGGCCCAAAAGCTCCAGGCCAAGATCGGGCGGGCCCGCGATCAGCTGCTGACGTTTTGCGACTATCCCGGAGAAGTCGATGTCACCAACAACACATCTGAGCGAAAGCTCCGTCCATGGGTCATTCAGAGAAAGGTGACAAACGGATATCGCGCCATGTGGGCCGCCCAAGCCGAGGCGGATGTACGCACAACCGTCGATACCGCCCGCCTTAAAGGCGCAAATCCCTTCCAGGTTATCGCATCCGTCTTGGCGTAG